The following proteins are encoded in a genomic region of Hippocampus zosterae strain Florida chromosome 2, ASM2543408v3, whole genome shotgun sequence:
- the cdk15 gene encoding cyclin-dependent kinase 15, with protein MDGLSRWMRRCCCGEVEEDEGGKDPWKGVEEEEEQVEVFRMEESTVKKSNSSSSLPVSELNPDSGPQPHWFHTLQMRRLRVQRDRSNSDPWSQTNCQNHFFSKPGLQFGTANSYVSLEKLGEGSYASVYKGISRINGQLVALKVIQTKTEEGMPFTAIREASLLKGLKHANIVLLHDIVHARDSLTFVFEYVQTDLAQYMNQHPGGLHSHNVRIFMFQLLRGLAFIHERRILHRDLKPQNLLISYLGELKLADFGLARSKSVPCQSFSSDVVTLWYRPPDVLLGSTDYSTALDIWGAGCIFVEMLQGAPAFPGVTDVFDQLQQIFMVLGIPSEDTWPGVTRLPNYNSDWALPSKLKPIRSVWKRLSRLPCKTEDLVQRMLTLAPADRIPAPDALLHSYFNTLPPPVMHLRDTVSIFKVPGVHLETEFRDTFAPGGRVRPSLLPVAKFW; from the exons ATGGACGGATTGTCccgctggatgaggaggtgctGCTGTGGCGAGGTCGAGGAGGATGAGGGGGGCAAAGATCCATGGAAGGGggtggaagaggaagaggaacagGTGGAGGTGTTCAGAATGGAGGAAAGTACCGTGAAGAAGAGCAACAGTTCTTCATCGCTGCCGGTTTCTGAG CTGAATCCAGACAGTGGCCCGCAGCCTCACTGGTTCCACACGCTGCAGATGCGACGGCTTCGAGTGCAGAGAGACCGCAGCAACAGTGACCCATGGAGCCAGACAAACTGCcaaaaccattttttctcg AAACCGGGACTTCAGTTTGGAACAGCCAATTCGTACGTGAGCCTGGAGAAACTTGGTGAAGGCTCCTACGCGTCTGTTTATAAAGGCATCAGCAG GATCAATGGGCAGCTCGTGGCGTTGAAGGTGATCCAGACAAAGACAGAGGAGGGTATGCCGTTCACTGCAATCAGAGAAG ccTCACTGCTCAAAGGCCTGAAGCACGCCAACATCGTCCTGCTGCACGACATCGTTCATGCCAGAGACTCGCTCACCTTCGTCTTTGAATACGTG CAGACGGATCTGGCACAGTACATGAACCAGCACCCAGGAGGGCTGCACTCTCACAATGTGCGG ATCTTCATGTTCCAGCTGCTGCGCGGTCTCGCCTTCATCCACGAACGCCGGATCCTCCATCGAGACCTGAAGCCTCAGAACCTGCTCATCAGCTACTTGGGAGAGCTCAAACTGGCCGATTTCG GTCTGGCTCGTTCCAAATCTGTCCCCTGTCAGAGTTTCTCCTCAGATGTGGTGACGTTGTGGTACCGCCCACCCGACGTCCTGCTCGGATCGACGGATTACTCGACGGCTCTGGATATCTG GGGCGCCGGTTGCATCTTTGTGGAGATGCTGCAAGGGGCTCCGGCATTCCCGGGAGTCACTGACGTGTTTGACCAGCTGCAGCAAATCTTTATg GTGCTTGGAATCCCATCGGAGGATACCTGGCCTGGAGTCACCCGGCTGCCCAATTATAACTCAG ACTGGGCCCTTCCCTCCAAGCTGAAGCCAATTCGCTCTGTGTGGAAAAG GTTGAGTCGACTGCCATGCAAAACCGAAGACCTGGTTCAGAGAATGCTGACGCTGGCGCCCGCCGACCGGATCCCGGCGCCGGATGCCCTTCTGCACTCCTATTTTAACACCTTACCGCCGCCCGTCATGCACCTGAGGGACA CCGTGTCCATCTTCAAGGTGCCCGGCGTCCATCTGGAGACGGAGTTCCGCGACACCTTCGCTCCCGGCGGCCGAGTCAGACCTTCACTTTTGCCCGTCGCCAAATTTTGGTGA